GAGCTGCGCAATATCGTGGAGTATGCGGTCAACCTCTGCCAGGGGGAGGAGGTCCAGGTGGAGGATCTGCCGGCCTATCTGTCGGCGCCGGCCGAGCCCTTGCCGCCGCCCGCCGCAGACCGTCTCCGGGAAGGGACCGCCGGCCCGTCCGGGGTCGGGGCGGCCGCGGGCGATACTGCCGATGCCGGCACCTGGGCGGCGGTGGAGCGCCGGCTGATCACGGAGGCCCTGATCAAGACCGGCGGGCGGCGCAGTCAGGCGGCCCAGGCCCTGGGCTGGGGACGCACCACCTTGTGGCGCAAGATGCGGTACCACGGCCTGGACTGAGCCCAGCCGGGAGGGAGCGGTGAAGATCCTGTGCACCTTGCGGGGAGGGTCGGTGGCACCCCGTTTCGACCTCTGTGTGGAGGTCGCCATTGCCGAGGTCAAGGACGGGCGGCTGGCGGGAGAGGCCCGGCTCATCCTCCTGTCCGGCCCCTCGGCCGAGGAGCTGTGCGGGCTGGTGATCCGGGAGGGCATCGGGGTGGTGATCTGCGGCGGCATCGAGGAGGCGCATTTCCGTTATCTGTCCTGGAAGCGGGTGCAGGTGCTGGACCGGGTCATCGGTCCCTGGCCCGAGGCGCTGGCCAGGGCGGCGGCCGGCGAGCTGACGGCGGGCCGCATCCTGCGGCCGGCGGTAGCGGCGGCCGCCAACGGCCGGGGCTGAGCCATGGAATGGCTGTCCCGGAACCGTCTGTTCTCCCTGGAGTCGGGGGCGGGCCCGAGCACAGCGATGGCCCGCTACCGGCGCCTGCGACGGTTGCTGCTGGCCGCCATGGCCCTCATCGCCCTCATCCCGGT
This is a stretch of genomic DNA from Thermodesulfobacteriota bacterium. It encodes these proteins:
- a CDS encoding helix-turn-helix domain-containing protein; its protein translation is ELRNIVEYAVNLCQGEEVQVEDLPAYLSAPAEPLPPPAADRLREGTAGPSGVGAAAGDTADAGTWAAVERRLITEALIKTGGRRSQAAQALGWGRTTLWRKMRYHGLD